The genomic segment GACGACGAGGTCCGCGCCGCGCTCCTCCGCCGTGGTCAGCAGCGCGGCCGCCGGCTCGGCCTCCACGAGCAGCGCCGCCGAGATCGTCGCGGACTGCTCCTGCGCCACGGCCACGGCCGCGGCGATGGCGGCGCTGGCCGCCGCCCGGCCGGGCAGCTGCCCCAGGCGCGGGTCGGCGCCCAGCGCCGCGACGCTGCGCGCGTCCTGGCGGGAGGAGACCCCGCCGAAGGCGCAGACGATGACCAGGTCGGCGTCGTCGTGGGTCGCCAGCCACGCGGCCCGCGCGACCGTGGGCGCCGCCAGCGTGGAGCCGTCGGTGCCGACGACGATGGTGCGGTAGTCGTACAGGGACGTCATCGCCGCCGCCCTCAGTGGGCGCCCGCAGGGACCTGCAGGACGTCGTCGACGTGCCGGACGATGGGCGGCTCCTTGATCCACGTCATGGCGGCCGCCGCGCACGCCAGCAGGATCCCGGCGAACAGGATCGCGCTGGTCGGCTCGCCGCCCAGGACGGCCTCGAAGACGAACCCGAAGGTCAGCGACTGGATGAGCATCGGGATGACGATCATCATGTTGATGATGCCCATGTACACCCCGAAGCGGGTGGAGGGGATCATCCGCGTGGCCATGATGTAGGGCACGCCCATGATCGAGGCCCACGCGATGCCCAGCCCGGTGATCGGGACGAGCAGCAGGTACCGGTTGCCGATGGAGGGGACGATCGCCAGCCCGACCGCGGCGCACAGCAGGCAGACGATGTGCACCCACTTCGCGCCCCGCCGGCGCGCGAACCCGACGAGCGGGAAGGCGACGAGGAAGGTGACGACGCTGTACCAGCCGTTCACCAGCGAGGTCGTCGCCAGCGCCTGGTCGTACTCGGGGTCCGCCGCCGTCGCGCCGTAGACCGACTGCGCGATGGACAGGGAGATGAACTGCCAGTAGGTGGCCATGGCGTACCACTGGAACAGGTACACCAGGGCCAGCTTGCGCAGCTCGACGGGCATCTCGACGATCGCGTCCTTGATCTCGACGAGCGCGACGCCCAGGCCCCCCTTCTTCGCCCGCAGGGCCGCCAGCTCCTCCGGGCTCGGCGGGAGCTCGGGGGTGCTCAGCACCGAGATCAGGACGGTGGCGATGGAGCAGACCGCGCCGAGCAGGAAGGAGCCGACGA from the Quadrisphaera sp. DSM 44207 genome contains:
- a CDS encoding universal stress protein yields the protein MTSLYDYRTIVVGTDGSTLAAPTVARAAWLATHDDADLVIVCAFGGVSSRQDARSVAALGADPRLGQLPGRAAASAAIAAAVAVAQEQSATISAALLVEAEPAAALLTTAEERGADLVVVGAVRDTSIADRLLGTVASDVVRRAPCEVLVVRPRPPEQLPAPPSPT
- a CDS encoding MFS transporter, whose translation is MTMRQILLMNFGFFGIQYSFGMQQNAVNPIYNYLGADPHDLPILNLAGPITGLFIQPLIGALSDRTWSPRWGRRKPFFLIGAIGCSICLFLFPFVTAIWMAVLLLWLLDASNNTAMEPYRAFISDRLPPSQLGNGFLAQSFFTGFGITLATISLFVFQQFITGATDAGIPYWVVGSFLLGAVCSIATVLISVLSTPELPPSPEELAALRAKKGGLGVALVEIKDAIVEMPVELRKLALVYLFQWYAMATYWQFISLSIAQSVYGATAADPEYDQALATTSLVNGWYSVVTFLVAFPLVGFARRRGAKWVHIVCLLCAAVGLAIVPSIGNRYLLLVPITGLGIAWASIMGVPYIMATRMIPSTRFGVYMGIINMMIVIPMLIQSLTFGFVFEAVLGGEPTSAILFAGILLACAAAAMTWIKEPPIVRHVDDVLQVPAGAH